Proteins from a genomic interval of Gossypium hirsutum isolate 1008001.06 chromosome A09, Gossypium_hirsutum_v2.1, whole genome shotgun sequence:
- the LOC107890050 gene encoding basic blue protein: MGRERGSAMIWLTLMLCFQSSFAATFMVGDASGWGFSVNNWPKGKTFKAGDVLEFTYNRANHDVAVVDKEAYESCKIPQEAPVFETGDDLIPLKKGDNYFVCGFPGHCEGGMKIAITAT, from the coding sequence ATGGGCCGAGAAAGAGGCAGTGCAATGATTTGGTTGACTCTAATGTTATGTTTTCAGAGCAGCTTTGCAGCCACTTTCATGGTGGGTGATGCTTCTGGTTGGGGTTTTAGTGTGAACAATTGGCCCAAGGGAAAAACCTTCAAGGCGGGTGATGTCCTTGAATTTACGTATAATCGAGCGAATCACGACGTTGCAGTAGTAGATAAAGAAGCATATGAGTCGTGTAAAATTCCACAAGAAGCTCCAGTTTTCGAGACGGGAGATGATCTTATTCCGCTTAAAAAGGGAGATAACTATTTTGTATGTGGTTTTCCAGGTCACTGTGAAGGTGGCATGAAAATAGCTATTACTGCTACGTAG